DNA sequence from the Bufo bufo chromosome 3, aBufBuf1.1, whole genome shotgun sequence genome:
atgtggacctgcgTAGGTCATGCCATGCACTTCTCTCTGTCCATTTATAGGACGCCCATATTGTTCTCCTGTGACAGACAGCAGTACGTTTGTAGACGCGTGCTTGAACCTCACTTCTTCATTGCGCTGCCAGAATTCCCCATTGCAGAGTACAGTCCAGTCATCTAAGATATCTCCTTCTCCATCGTCTCCAAATGCACTGACCTCCTGCCAATAAACAAGGGAGAAATAGGTCAGGGATTACAATAAAGGAGTTTTCCCACTGACAATACATATCCCCTTATCCACAAGTGTCTGGTCCCTGAACGGAGGTCCAAAAGTGCCCCATGAGAATGGAGCAGTGGTTTGCATGTATGACCACC
Encoded proteins:
- the LOC120993636 gene encoding stromal cell-derived factor 2-like, whose amino-acid sequence is MPGYDAGPVNTGRNLHSHHFTSPLSGNQEVSAFGDDGEGDILDDWTVLCNGEFWQRNEEVRFKHASTNVLLSVTGEQYGRPINGQREVHGMTYAGPHNYWKVMEGIFMKPSEPPRTDFTHSEL